A region of Candidatus Thermoplasmatota archaeon DNA encodes the following proteins:
- a CDS encoding V-type ATP synthase subunit I, whose product MKKVTLVVHQNYIEDVVKNLHETGLMEIIDVSREKTDGALNDLEQASVHPEAGVCATYELRLSRVIDILKKSRKQPSGLKAVLHPQLPKIKIVKEKNLKELFSEAEDLLGEIEKNTIENEQILEKINEQKQRINQDFQIVKHLTNFDFDLSDIGESSYIIIKAGKTSDIISIKTELKKNDRTVLHSKWVGTKKKPEWVAVIAAYISEKDSVERICRDKLVEFDLRHLKGSPDDVLNSLKKEMIKLEKERIRIASHLQKISEKQFDDLLVLREEIQLERVKKEVSKNFAKTQKTYVIRGWVLEKKEEELKKLVKHVSKDLLLYSSEAPSVNPDNPPTYIEVPFWAKPFKTFVDLFSTPKYNELNPTVILAVFFMIFFGIMLGDAGYGMILIILSIFGLLRFGKYSSFIKEWSIMGLLLGITTTIFGFLTYSFFGDFIPRFFFDKPSEPLYSFTVFGVRFPIEPLRDPISILTVALILGLIQLNVGVLLAIYQSYKRREFKNMLTKNLCWIPLQIGGGLLIGYYILGWDISNVLIYTAAVLTLTGFILLFIKEGPLGFFRVTGYIGDWLSYARLLALGLATSGMALAFNTVAEILPQIIPIVGLILMPIVLIIAHTVNLGLNTLGAGVHSLRLQYVEFFNRFYEGGGRAYSPFKTYRRYTRLKNENIK is encoded by the coding sequence ATGAAAAAGGTTACACTGGTAGTGCATCAAAACTATATCGAGGATGTTGTAAAAAACCTTCATGAAACCGGTTTAATGGAGATCATTGATGTCTCAAGAGAAAAAACAGATGGTGCATTAAATGATTTAGAACAAGCCTCTGTGCACCCTGAGGCAGGTGTATGTGCGACATATGAGCTTAGGTTATCTAGGGTTATAGACATCCTTAAAAAATCAAGGAAACAACCAAGCGGGTTAAAAGCTGTATTGCATCCTCAGTTACCTAAAATAAAAATTGTTAAGGAGAAAAACCTCAAAGAACTATTCTCAGAGGCTGAAGATTTACTTGGTGAAATCGAAAAAAACACGATCGAGAATGAGCAAATACTAGAAAAGATAAATGAACAAAAACAGAGGATTAATCAGGATTTCCAGATAGTTAAACATTTAACAAACTTTGATTTTGATTTATCAGACATAGGTGAATCCTCTTATATAATAATCAAGGCTGGTAAAACATCTGATATTATTTCTATTAAAACTGAGTTGAAGAAAAATGATAGAACAGTTTTACATTCCAAGTGGGTTGGTACTAAGAAAAAACCTGAATGGGTAGCTGTTATAGCTGCGTATATCTCTGAGAAAGACAGTGTTGAGAGGATATGTAGGGATAAATTAGTTGAGTTTGACTTGAGACATCTAAAGGGTTCACCAGATGATGTTTTGAACTCTCTTAAAAAGGAGATGATTAAACTAGAAAAAGAGCGAATCAGGATCGCATCTCATCTTCAGAAGATATCTGAGAAACAGTTTGATGATCTTCTAGTTTTACGTGAAGAAATACAGCTTGAGAGAGTTAAAAAAGAGGTTTCTAAGAATTTTGCTAAAACACAGAAAACCTATGTGATAAGAGGCTGGGTTCTTGAAAAAAAGGAAGAGGAACTAAAAAAACTGGTAAAACATGTTTCAAAGGATCTTCTGTTGTATAGCTCTGAGGCGCCATCTGTTAACCCTGATAATCCACCAACATATATCGAGGTTCCTTTTTGGGCGAAACCTTTCAAAACTTTTGTTGATTTGTTTTCTACACCTAAATACAATGAGTTGAATCCAACGGTAATACTTGCTGTTTTTTTCATGATATTCTTTGGTATCATGCTTGGTGACGCAGGCTATGGGATGATACTAATAATCTTGTCTATATTTGGTCTTCTAAGATTTGGTAAATATAGTAGTTTTATTAAAGAATGGTCGATAATGGGTTTACTCCTTGGTATAACAACTACTATCTTTGGGTTTTTGACATATAGTTTCTTCGGGGATTTTATACCAAGGTTTTTCTTTGATAAACCAAGTGAACCACTGTATAGTTTTACTGTTTTTGGAGTAAGGTTTCCTATTGAACCGTTACGTGATCCGATTTCAATTCTAACTGTTGCTCTTATACTTGGTTTGATTCAACTCAACGTTGGTGTTCTGCTTGCTATTTACCAATCATATAAACGAAGGGAATTTAAAAACATGTTAACAAAAAATCTTTGTTGGATTCCGTTACAAATTGGTGGCGGGTTGTTAATTGGATATTATATTCTTGGGTGGGATATATCCAATGTTTTGATTTATACAGCTGCTGTTTTAACGTTAACCGGTTTCATATTGTTGTTTATAAAAGAGGGGCCACTGGGTTTCTTTAGGGTGACAGGGTACATAGGTGACTGGCTTTCATATGCGCGTTTACTTGCCCTAGGTCTTGCAACCAGTGGGATGGCGCTTGCGTTTAACACAGTAGCAGAGATTTTGCCGCAGATAATCCCAATAGTTGGTTTAATCCTGATGCCAATAGTGTTAATAATCGCTCATACTGTGAACCTTGGGCTTAATACCCTTGGAGCAGGTGTTCACTCTCTAAGACTTCAATATGTTGAGTTTTTCAACAGGTTTTATGAGGGGGGTGGAAGAGCCTACTCCCCATTTAAAACATATAGAAGATATACGAGACTTAAAAATGAAAACATAAAATAA
- a CDS encoding V-type ATPase subunit subunit G family protein has product MSIREIKEAEKKALQSIEKAKKDAEKIIEKAKKDAEKIKQKIIQTAQKKSKEAYNKAEQSVKKDIEKIKNNAKEEIERLRETANKKIEEAVELILKEVEKGE; this is encoded by the coding sequence ATGTCTATAAGAGAGATTAAAGAAGCTGAAAAAAAGGCTTTGCAGTCTATAGAAAAAGCAAAAAAGGATGCAGAAAAAATAATAGAAAAAGCAAAAAAGGATGCAGAAAAAATAAAACAAAAGATAATACAAACAGCACAAAAAAAATCAAAAGAAGCTTATAACAAAGCAGAGCAGTCTGTAAAAAAGGATATAGAAAAAATAAAAAACAATGCCAAGGAAGAAATAGAGCGTCTCAGGGAAACAGCAAACAAAAAAATTGAGGAGGCTGTTGAGTTAATCTTAAAAGAGGTAGAGAAGGGGGAATAA
- the infB gene encoding translation initiation factor IF-2 gives MTASKYVRQPIVSVLGHVDHGKTSLLDYIRGTTVAAREAGAITQHIGATEVPIDAIQKICGDLLKGKKFTLSGLLFIDTPGHHAFTTLRTRGGSLADLAVLVVDVNEGFKPQTYESVNILRQYKTPFVIAANKIDAISGWQTSREASKTRIEKQRPHTKTIFEEKIYDIIGTLSENSLSSDLYFNIADFRKTIAIIPVSAKTGEGVSELLMVLVGLAQRFLEDRLQIESGPGKGSVLEVKEEVGLGTTIDTIIYNGVIKNDDKIVVGTKGEPVVTTIKALLKPKPLDEIRDPRERFDSVKEVHAACGIKISSPNLENVIPGAPIRVVKDNLQEIVDEIKNQTKIDFELDEQGIVIMADTIGSLEALIKESREKGIRIRKAEIGNVSKRDVVEANAASDPLDKVIFAFNIKILPEAREELVNTDVTIFNEDVIYTILEKYDEWVQKKKAEIERERRQEFTHPGMIKFLPEYIFRVSHPAIFGVRVLAGRIKTDVKLMREDGRSIGKIKGIQSENKSLEEALQGQEVAISIEDVTIGRQIKGGDILYTDIPESDVKKLRQMDILNPDEKDVLNKIIDIKRKTNKFWGM, from the coding sequence ATGACTGCTTCTAAGTATGTTAGACAACCCATTGTCAGTGTTCTAGGTCATGTTGATCACGGTAAAACATCACTCCTAGATTACATCAGGGGTACTACTGTTGCGGCACGTGAAGCAGGGGCTATAACCCAGCATATAGGAGCAACGGAGGTACCAATTGATGCGATTCAAAAAATCTGCGGGGATCTACTTAAGGGGAAAAAGTTTACTCTCTCAGGTTTACTGTTTATTGACACACCTGGTCATCATGCTTTTACAACACTTCGTACTAGGGGTGGTTCACTAGCTGATTTAGCTGTATTAGTTGTTGATGTAAATGAGGGTTTTAAACCACAGACCTATGAATCAGTAAATATACTAAGACAATACAAGACACCTTTTGTTATAGCTGCTAACAAAATCGATGCTATCTCTGGTTGGCAGACAAGCAGAGAGGCTAGTAAAACGCGCATAGAGAAACAGCGTCCTCATACTAAAACTATATTTGAAGAAAAAATCTATGATATTATTGGTACGCTTTCTGAAAACAGTCTCAGCTCTGATCTTTATTTTAACATAGCTGATTTTAGAAAAACCATTGCTATCATACCTGTGTCAGCAAAGACTGGCGAGGGTGTATCAGAGCTTCTGATGGTTCTCGTTGGGTTAGCACAGCGATTTTTAGAAGACAGGCTTCAGATAGAAAGTGGCCCAGGAAAAGGTAGCGTTCTTGAGGTAAAAGAAGAAGTTGGTCTTGGTACAACAATTGATACCATCATCTATAATGGGGTGATAAAAAATGATGACAAAATCGTTGTTGGCACAAAAGGTGAACCAGTTGTAACAACGATAAAGGCTCTTCTTAAACCCAAACCGCTTGATGAAATACGTGATCCTAGGGAGCGTTTTGATAGTGTAAAAGAGGTGCACGCAGCATGTGGTATAAAGATTTCTTCGCCTAACCTAGAGAATGTTATCCCAGGTGCACCCATAAGAGTAGTGAAAGATAATTTACAAGAAATCGTAGATGAGATAAAAAATCAGACAAAAATAGATTTCGAGCTAGATGAACAGGGTATTGTGATAATGGCTGATACAATAGGATCACTGGAGGCATTGATAAAAGAGTCTAGGGAAAAAGGTATACGTATTAGAAAAGCAGAGATAGGAAATGTATCAAAGAGAGATGTTGTAGAAGCGAATGCAGCATCAGACCCACTTGATAAGGTTATTTTTGCTTTTAACATAAAGATACTACCTGAGGCAAGAGAAGAACTTGTAAACACTGATGTAACAATTTTCAACGAGGATGTAATCTATACTATACTTGAGAAATATGATGAATGGGTTCAAAAAAAGAAGGCAGAGATAGAGCGGGAGAGAAGACAGGAGTTCACGCATCCAGGTATGATAAAGTTTTTGCCTGAATATATTTTCAGGGTTAGCCACCCAGCTATTTTTGGTGTGAGGGTTTTAGCGGGTAGAATAAAAACAGATGTAAAACTTATGAGGGAGGATGGGCGTTCAATAGGTAAGATAAAAGGTATACAATCAGAGAATAAGTCGTTAGAAGAAGCTTTACAGGGCCAAGAAGTCGCGATATCAATAGAGGATGTGACAATTGGTAGACAAATCAAGGGTGGTGACATCCTTTACACAGATATCCCTGAGAGCGATGTCAAGAAGCTACGTCAGATGGATATACTTAACCCTGATGAGAAAGATGTTTTAAACAAGATAATAGATATCAAACGTAAAACAAACAAGTTCTGGGGTATGTAA
- a CDS encoding V-type ATPase subunit: MFEWLIDPYNYPFWVIIIAIIAVAIFTISRYLSTPIKFIYPNAKFEAIGNPFVKEKELNRLLDSKNLTTLKDSLNTLRDYKVSGENAFEMQHSLDENLVKTIEMMRRDSSKKMSDFYDVYLEKLDIYLIKNELKRKIEGKKTETNVLEDAVLPKTRELLQKLQYAEKKDIPGVLKKYGFEKDILEVVSNVDIDFLTLDTLLDKHVINRFKQVKVPRKCEETKQRFVNIMLDIQNIKNILRAKHIGYDETTCSKLFLGAGQEIATWKFKELAEAENVSQVILHLEGTSYYDSLKDSIEVYNKEKSVQLLENTLDGYFLKTMKELSVQNYTHIGPTLRFIVSKEFEIKNLKIIAKGLAENLPSGFTKNLLTVEAV; encoded by the coding sequence TTGTTTGAATGGCTAATAGACCCATACAACTACCCTTTCTGGGTTATCATAATAGCAATAATAGCTGTAGCCATATTCACAATCTCTCGTTACTTGTCTACCCCAATCAAATTCATATACCCAAACGCGAAATTTGAGGCTATAGGAAACCCGTTTGTAAAAGAAAAAGAACTAAATCGTCTTTTAGACAGTAAAAACCTTACAACACTAAAAGACTCTTTAAACACACTCAGAGATTACAAGGTATCAGGAGAAAATGCTTTTGAGATGCAACACTCATTAGATGAAAACCTGGTTAAAACCATAGAGATGATGCGCAGGGATAGCTCCAAAAAAATGAGTGATTTTTATGATGTTTATCTTGAAAAATTGGATATTTACTTAATAAAAAATGAGTTAAAAAGAAAAATAGAGGGTAAAAAAACTGAGACAAATGTTTTAGAAGATGCTGTTCTCCCAAAAACTAGGGAATTACTTCAGAAACTACAGTACGCTGAAAAAAAAGATATCCCTGGTGTACTAAAAAAATACGGTTTTGAAAAAGATATACTGGAGGTAGTATCAAATGTTGATATAGATTTTTTAACTCTTGATACGCTTCTGGATAAACATGTTATAAACAGGTTTAAACAAGTGAAAGTTCCTCGTAAATGTGAGGAGACGAAACAGCGTTTTGTAAACATCATGTTAGACATACAAAATATTAAAAATATTCTTAGGGCAAAACACATTGGCTACGATGAAACAACTTGTTCTAAATTGTTCCTTGGGGCGGGTCAGGAGATAGCGACATGGAAATTCAAAGAGTTGGCTGAGGCTGAAAATGTTTCGCAGGTTATACTGCATTTAGAGGGTACATCATATTATGATTCCTTGAAAGATTCAATTGAGGTGTACAACAAAGAGAAATCAGTTCAACTTTTAGAAAACACTCTGGATGGTTATTTTTTAAAAACCATGAAGGAATTGTCGGTTCAGAACTATACACATATTGGTCCGACGCTTAGATTTATTGTTTCAAAAGAATTTGAGATTAAAAATCTTAAAATAATTGCAAAAGGTTTGGCTGAAAACCTACCATCTGGTTTCACTAAAAACTTGTTGACAGTGGAGGCTGTTTGA
- a CDS encoding V-type ATP synthase subunit F: protein MKIAAICDNDTAIGLRLAGMHECFVPEKDSLLVFDEITKRGDIGVLFITEKIAQQIGKQLKDFRLKHDLPIIIEIPDKKGHPEGHVDFISYLIKRAVGIDLSKKNM, encoded by the coding sequence ATGAAAATTGCGGCAATCTGTGACAATGACACAGCCATTGGTCTACGGCTTGCTGGTATGCATGAGTGTTTTGTACCAGAAAAAGATAGTTTGTTGGTTTTTGATGAAATAACCAAGCGTGGTGACATTGGTGTGTTGTTTATTACAGAAAAAATAGCTCAGCAAATAGGTAAACAATTAAAAGATTTTAGGCTTAAACATGACCTACCAATCATAATAGAAATCCCAGATAAAAAAGGGCATCCTGAGGGTCATGTTGATTTCATCTCCTATTTGATAAAAAGAGCGGTTGGTATAGACTTGAGTAAAAAGAATATGTGA
- a CDS encoding V-type ATP synthase subunit E translates to MSAEKIIQQIIKDSEKEIKQIQTEAKKQATTIINTAKKEAQLEAEKIISDGKKQIENTKKIMISKAHQETKRDIMNTKEKIIEDCFTKAQQKLLALKEDEYNRIVHRLISEGCKKIGGQCNVIISKDADKKIAENMGLKVIGNIESTGGVILKSNDGKITLDNTFDGILKREKDKIRVKVGKLLFS, encoded by the coding sequence ATGTCAGCAGAAAAAATCATACAACAAATAATCAAGGATTCAGAAAAAGAAATAAAACAGATACAAACAGAAGCAAAAAAACAAGCTACTACAATAATAAATACTGCTAAAAAAGAAGCCCAGTTGGAAGCAGAGAAAATAATATCAGATGGAAAAAAACAAATCGAAAACACAAAAAAAATAATGATATCAAAGGCTCATCAAGAAACAAAAAGAGACATCATGAACACAAAAGAAAAAATAATCGAAGACTGCTTTACGAAGGCACAACAAAAACTATTGGCACTAAAAGAAGATGAATACAATAGGATAGTCCACAGGCTTATATCAGAGGGATGCAAAAAAATCGGTGGGCAATGCAACGTAATTATATCAAAGGATGCTGACAAAAAAATCGCAGAAAACATGGGGTTGAAGGTAATAGGAAACATAGAATCAACCGGTGGAGTGATCTTGAAATCAAATGATGGAAAAATAACTTTAGACAACACCTTCGACGGGATATTAAAAAGAGAAAAAGACAAAATAAGGGTAAAAGTGGGGAAGCTGCTTTTCTCATAA